A region from the Vicia villosa cultivar HV-30 ecotype Madison, WI linkage group LG3, Vvil1.0, whole genome shotgun sequence genome encodes:
- the LOC131655119 gene encoding early nodulin-like protein 14 — protein MAVLSTCSLFILFLVFAFAAAAPTGTDYLLGGKPDAWKVPSESDSLNKWAESVRFNIGDHLIFTYEAGKDSVLEVSKENYMSCNTSGAIKMYNDGKTKVRFDLSGPYYFISGEKGHCEKGEKVTVVVISPRSPRSDVPVSPSPSPAGAKGPGPAVAPSPKSSANVLQGGGVLMAMGVVVAAMWFF, from the coding sequence atggcTGTTTTATCAACTTGTTctcttttcatcctttttcttgTCTTTGCTTTTGCAGCTGCAGCGCCTACGGGTACGGATTACCTCCTTGGTGGCAAACCTGATGCATGGAAAGTTCCTTCTGAATCTGACTCTCTCAACAAATGGGCTGAGAGTGTTCGATTCAACATTGGAGATCATCTCATTTTCACATATGAAGCTGGAAAGGACTCAGTTTTGGAAGTGAGCAAAGAGAATTATATGAGCTGCAACACCTCAGGCGCAATAAAAATGTACAACGATGGAAAAACCAAGGTGAGGTTTGATCTTTCAGGTCCATACTACTTCATCAGTGGAGAAAAGGGTCACTGTGAAAAGGGTGAGAAGGTTACTGTGGTGGTTATCAGTCCAAGAAGTCCAAGAAGTGATGTTCCTGTTTCACCTTCACCTTCACCAGCTGGTGCTAAAGGTCCAGGTCCAGCTGTTGCTCCAAGTCCAAAGAGCAGTGCAAATGTTTTGCAGGGTGGTGGTGTTTTGATGGCAATGGGAGTTGTGGTGGCTGCTATGTGGTTTTTCTGA